A section of the Caballeronia sp. M1242 genome encodes:
- the cydB gene encoding cytochrome d ubiquinol oxidase subunit II: MLDLVPLWAAILALAVFMYVLLDGFDLGVGMLFLLRRDHDERNLMINSVAPVWDFNETWLVLGGGGLFAVFPLAYAIIVPAVYFPILFMLLGLIFRGVAFEFREVVGARKWLWDRAFAYGSLLATFSQGIVLGMFIQGFPIVGRQYSGTSWDWLAPFPLLVGVGLIFGYALQGSTWLVLKTEGDLQAWGRKMARFALIGVLAFILLISLWTPLKDARIAARWFGFPMAFAFAPVPLLTAFLAWKLWSSLTKGREVLPFVCSMGLFFLAFTGLVISLWPFIAPPSVTLWDASAAPITHQFFLIGTLFLLPVLMIYVTWSYWVFRGKVRSDIGYHVE; this comes from the coding sequence ATGCTCGATCTCGTGCCGCTGTGGGCCGCCATTCTCGCGCTGGCCGTGTTCATGTACGTGCTGCTCGACGGCTTCGATCTCGGCGTCGGCATGCTCTTTCTGCTGCGCCGCGACCACGACGAGCGCAACTTGATGATCAACTCCGTCGCGCCCGTCTGGGACTTCAACGAAACGTGGCTCGTGCTCGGCGGCGGCGGACTGTTCGCGGTGTTTCCGCTCGCCTACGCGATCATCGTGCCGGCCGTCTATTTCCCGATTCTCTTCATGCTGCTCGGGCTGATCTTTCGCGGCGTGGCGTTCGAATTCCGCGAAGTCGTCGGCGCGCGCAAGTGGCTGTGGGATCGCGCGTTCGCGTACGGGTCGCTGCTCGCCACGTTCTCGCAAGGCATCGTGCTCGGCATGTTCATTCAGGGCTTTCCGATCGTCGGCCGTCAGTACTCGGGAACGAGCTGGGACTGGCTCGCGCCGTTTCCGCTCCTGGTCGGCGTCGGCCTGATATTCGGCTACGCGCTGCAAGGCTCGACGTGGCTCGTGCTCAAGACCGAAGGCGACTTGCAGGCGTGGGGCCGCAAGATGGCGCGCTTCGCGCTCATCGGCGTGCTCGCGTTCATTCTGCTCATCAGCTTGTGGACGCCGCTCAAAGACGCGCGCATCGCGGCGCGCTGGTTCGGCTTTCCGATGGCCTTCGCGTTCGCGCCCGTGCCGTTGCTGACCGCGTTTCTCGCGTGGAAGCTCTGGTCGAGCCTCACAAAAGGCCGCGAAGTGCTGCCCTTCGTCTGCTCGATGGGCCTTTTCTTCCTCGCGTTCACGGGGCTCGTCATCAGCCTGTGGCCGTTTATCGCGCCGCCTTCCGTGACGCTATGGGACGCGTCGGCCGCGCCGATCACGCATCAGTTCTTCCTGATCGGAACGCTGTTCCTGCTGCCGGTGCTGATGATCTACGTGACCTGGTCGTACTGGGTGTTTCGTGGCAAGGTGCGCAGCGACATCGGCTATCACGTGGAATGA
- a CDS encoding peroxiredoxin — translation MAGVALSGLIACAVAAYPLMARATLKPGDVAPPFVTQASLGGNVFDYSLADALKKGPVVLYFYPAAFTKGCTIEAHEFAEAVDQYKAQGATVIGVSHDDIGTLQRFSVSECRSKFPVAADTDAKIIGAYDAALPFKSSMANRVSYVIAPDGKVIYEYTSLSPDQHVANTLQALRDWNAKHKAQ, via the coding sequence ATGGCAGGCGTGGCGCTTTCGGGCTTGATCGCATGCGCGGTCGCGGCGTATCCGTTGATGGCGCGCGCCACCCTCAAGCCGGGCGATGTCGCGCCGCCGTTCGTCACGCAGGCGTCGCTCGGCGGCAACGTCTTCGACTACTCGCTCGCGGACGCGCTAAAGAAAGGCCCGGTTGTGCTGTACTTCTATCCGGCGGCTTTCACGAAGGGCTGCACGATCGAGGCGCACGAGTTCGCCGAAGCGGTGGATCAATACAAGGCGCAGGGCGCGACGGTGATCGGCGTGTCGCACGACGATATCGGCACGCTGCAGCGTTTTTCAGTGAGCGAATGCCGCAGCAAGTTCCCGGTCGCGGCCGACACCGACGCGAAGATCATCGGCGCATACGACGCCGCATTGCCGTTCAAGAGCTCGATGGCCAACCGCGTGTCGTACGTGATCGCGCCGGACGGCAAGGTCATCTACGAATACACGAGCCTGTCGCCGGATCAGCACGTCGCGAACACGCTGCAGGCGCTGCGCGACTGGAACGCGAAGCACAAGGCACAGTGA